The Rathayibacter sp. VKM Ac-2760 genome segment GGCCGACCAGGCTCTCCACGACTCCTTCGACGACGTGCAGCTGCAGATCCTCGACCAGATCGCGGACGGCGACAAGGTCGCCACCCGCTGGTCCGTGACCGGGCGCCAGCACAGCGAGTTCTTCGGCGTTCCGTCCACGGGAAAGACCGCCACCCTGACCGCGACCGTCTTCGAACGCGTCGAGGACGGGAAGATCGCCGAGCACTGGGCCGAGGTGGGAGTTCCCCAGTTCCTCCAGCAGCTCTCCGCATAGCTCGAGACCCGCCTACAGGAAGCACGGACCACCATGTCGAAAGCCCATTTCAACGATCTCGGCGAGCTCGATGACCTCGTCACCTTCGCCGACTACGCCGAGCTCACCCGCCTCGCCCTCGAGGTCGCCTGGCGGGTCGACAACGGCCAAGCGGTGACCCTGCCCGACCTCTTCACCGAAGACGGATCCATCGCCACACTCGGCGAACCCCACGTCGGGCACGACGCCATCCGATCCTGGGGTCTGATGATGGACACGGACAGCCCCATCCCCGGTGTGCGCCACGTTCTCACGAACTTCCGCTTCACCGGCAGCGGCCCCGCCACCGCCATGGGGACGATGTACATCACCGCCTACCTCGACGGCGCTCCCGCCGGGCAGCGCACACTGCCCTTCGCGATGGGCCTCGGGACCGATCACTACCGCCGCACCTCGAACGGATGGAAGGTCGCCTCACGCGGCTTCGATCCGTACTTCCTCCGCGAATAGAGCTCACCCCCCTCCGACCCGCACCGGCTCACACGGTGCGGGTCGGAGCGCTCGCCCTGCCCCTCGTGGAGGAGAACCGGTGCTGATACTTCGAGGGGGGAATGGATACGTGGGTGATGAACGCCCGGCGGAGCGATTCGGACGAGACGAACCCCGAATCCTCCGCCACCCGCGTGACGCTGTGGCCCATGTCCAGCAGCGACTTGGCCTTGTCCAGTCGCACCAGCTCCACGTACTTGCTGGGACTCATCGACAGCTCGTCACGGAACAACCGCGAGAGGTGGCGCGGACTCACACGCGCGAGCGCGGCCATGCTGCTCGCCGTGTGCTCACCGGCCGGGTCCGCTGTGATCGCGTTCACGACGCCCTGCAACAGCGATCCCTCTCCCACCGGGACGATCAGACTGTCGGCGAACTGCGTCTGGCCACCCTCCCGTCGCAGGTACACGACCAGGGCGCGAGCGACCTGCCGAGCGACATCGACTCCTTCGTCCTGCTCGAGAAGAGTCAACGCCAGATCGATCCCCGCCGTGACGCCGGCCGACGAGTGCGTGGAACCGTCCTGGACGACGATCGCGTCGGCCTCGACCTGAATCGAGGGATAGCGCTTGGCGAGCTCTCTCGCGTGATGCCAGTGAGTGGTCGCCCTCTTGCCGTCCAGGAGACCCGCCGCCGCGAGCACGAAAGCACCCGTGCAGATCGACGCAGTGCGAGACGCTCGGTGCGACATGCTGAACGCCGCCGACGCCAGATCGTCGGTGACCTCGTTCGCGGGGAACGTCTCACCACCGGTCACGATCATCGTGTCGAACGCTTCTGCCGATGTCGCCGCAGCATCCACCGGGATCCGCATCCCGAGAGACGTTCGGACATCCCGTCCGTCCACCGAGACCAGGCCGACCCGGTAATCGGCGCCGAAGTGATTGGCCTCCCCGAAGACCTCGGTGGGGCCCGCCAGGTCGAGGAGCTTCATGCCGTCGAAGACGAGGACGCCTACTCGATGGATGGGATTCGACATGGTCGGCCTCTCCGTGCTCGCTGGATCGTGCAGCGCGATACAGCCGATGCGTCACACTCGGTACGCGAACGAGCCCGGTGGCTCGAGTAAAGCACGCCTGCAGACTCGCCGCCCCGTCATCACATGGCCTCTCGAACACCCGATCTAAGAAGGAAGGGCTCAGCGTTCGACGGTGCCGCGCACGGAACTCGTCGCGTCGGACCAGTCGGCACGTCCCAGGTCGGCAACCTCATCGCCGACGGCAGTCGCGGTGAGCTGGTACCAGTGGCCGCTCGCGTTGACGCGCCACTGTTCCTGCAGGGAGCAGAGGACTAGCTGCGTTGTCCCGTAAGGGGATCGTTCACCGGTACACGTAGACGTGTGAGTTTCGGCGTTCTGTGGCGGCGTGTTGACGCCGCTTCGTGTCGCGCCTAGTCGAGGAGTTCGGCCTGGATCCGAGCGGCGACGGCCTCGCGGAGGGGGCGGACACTCTCAGCGCTCCAGTCGGTCGGGTCGGGGAACTTCCATTCCAGGAACCGGCCGGTCGGGGTCGCGGGCAGGGTGAGGCCGGGTTTCATGGCGACGACGACGTCCGCGTTTTCGAGGTCCTCGACCGTGACGGCGCGAGGGGTGCGGTTGCTGATGTCGAGGCCGAGCTCCGCGACGGTCGCAGCGATCGCAGGGTTCACCGAGTCGGCGGGGGAGAGGCCGGCGGAGGTGGCGGTGTAGCGGTCGCCGGCAAGGACTTCGAGCAGGCCTGCGCCGAGTTGGGAGCGGCCGGCGTTGTGCTGGCAGAGGAAGAGGACGGTGGGCTTCTCGGTCATGCGGTGATGCTGCTTCCGGTCATCGTGCGGGTCCAGGTCTGGGTCGCGATCTGCACGGCATCCCACGGGGAGCCGAGCGGTGGCGTGTAGGAGAGGTCGAGGTCCGAGACCTGCTCGACGGTGAGCCCCGCGAACAGGGCGGTCGCGTAGGTGTCGACGCGCTTGGCCGTCTCGGTGCCCAGGCGGCCGACGAGCTGCGCGCCGAGCAGGCGCCCATCGCGCGTGTCGCCGGTGATGCGGATCGTGATCGGCTGTGCGCCCGGGTAGTACCGCTTGTGGTCGTCTGCGACCGCGGTCGTCGTCGCCGGGACGTACCCGGCGGCGAGAGCCTCGTGCTCGCGCAGGCCGGTGCGGGAGGCGACGAGGTCGAACACCTTCACGACCTGCGTGCCGACGGAGCCGGCGAACCGGGCGGTGCCGCCGAGAGCGTTCTCGCCGGCCACCCGGCCCTGCTTGTGCGCGGTGGTGCCGAGCGGCAGGTAAGTGGTGCCGAGCAGGCGGTGGTGGGTGGTCACTCCGTCGCCCGCGGCGAACACGTGCGGGAGGCCGGTGCGCATCGCCTCGTCCACGACGACGGCGCGACCTGCGCCGAGGGACGCTCCGGCGCGGGCGAGCAGATCGGTGTTCGGCTTCACGCCGACCACCAGGAGGACGACGTCGGCGGTCCGAGTGAGGGGTGCGCCGTCGTGGTCGGCGTGCACGGAGAGGCCGGTCGCGGTCTTCTCGATCGAGGCGACGGTGGTGCGGGTGAGGACGTCGACGCCGTGCTGGTCGAGCTCGGTGTGGACGAGGGCGCCGAGTTCGGGGTCGAGGGTGGAGAGCACCTCCGGTCCGCGCTGCAACTGGGTCACGCGCAGGCCTCGAATGGTGAGGGCTTCGGCCATCTCGAGGCCGACGTAGCCGGCGCCGACGATGATCGCGGTCTGCGGGTCGCGGCTGTCGAGGTAGCGCTCGAGCGCGAAGGTGTCGCCCATCGAGTGCAGCACGTGCACTCCGTCCTCCGGCCCCAGCTTGTCCAGTCCGGCAATGCCGGCGGAGGACGCGAGGGCGCCGGTGCCGACGATCAGCTCGTCGTAGCCGATCCGATCGAGCGAGCCGTCGGGGGTGCGGACGGTGAGCTGCTGCCCGGCGACGTCGATATCGGTCGCGAAGGTGTCCAGGCGCAGGGTCATTCCGGTGGCTTCGAGGTCGGCGTGGGTGCGGTGTGCGAGCGACTGCCAGGGCTGCACCTCGCGGGAGAAGTAGTACGGGATCCCGCAGATCGAGAAGTTCGGGTACGAGTCGGCGACGACGACGGTCACGTCGACGGACGGGTCGAGCTCGCGGGCGCGCAGCGCGGCGGAGATCCCCGCGTCGCTGCCGCCGATGGCGACGAGATGCATCCTGCTCCTTCGGTCCGAGAACAACGACCGAACACTGACGCCCGTCGATGAACAGGAAGTGACACGCACGTGTCGCCACATCGACACGCGTCGATCTATCGGAGTCGCATGGTCTCGGCTGTTCAGCCGGCTCGGTCAGACGGTGACGAGGAGCTGTGCGAGGGAGTCGAGCGCGCCGGGCACCAGGCGGTAGTAGGCCCAGGTGCCGCGCTTGTCGCGGCTGAGGATCCCGGCGTCGACGAGGACCTTCAGGTGGTGCGAGACGGTCGGCTGGGAGAGACCGAGCGGTTCGGTCAGGTCGCAGACGCACGCCTCGGCGTCGGCGTGCGCGGCGACCATCGAGATCAGCCGCAGTCGCGCCGGGTCGGCGATCGCGCGGAGGGAGCGGG includes the following:
- a CDS encoding ester cyclase: MSTPSTLTTARDFWESWGRGDLNTTWSDFVSDDIVIHPSSGYEFTRESWREADQALHDSFDDVQLQILDQIADGDKVATRWSVTGRQHSEFFGVPSTGKTATLTATVFERVEDGKIAEHWAEVGVPQFLQQLSA
- a CDS encoding nuclear transport factor 2 family protein — its product is MSKAHFNDLGELDDLVTFADYAELTRLALEVAWRVDNGQAVTLPDLFTEDGSIATLGEPHVGHDAIRSWGLMMDTDSPIPGVRHVLTNFRFTGSGPATAMGTMYITAYLDGAPAGQRTLPFAMGLGTDHYRRTSNGWKVASRGFDPYFLRE
- a CDS encoding DJ-1/PfpI family protein — protein: MSNPIHRVGVLVFDGMKLLDLAGPTEVFGEANHFGADYRVGLVSVDGRDVRTSLGMRIPVDAAATSAEAFDTMIVTGGETFPANEVTDDLASAAFSMSHRASRTASICTGAFVLAAAGLLDGKRATTHWHHARELAKRYPSIQVEADAIVVQDGSTHSSAGVTAGIDLALTLLEQDEGVDVARQVARALVVYLRREGGQTQFADSLIVPVGEGSLLQGVVNAITADPAGEHTASSMAALARVSPRHLSRLFRDELSMSPSKYVELVRLDKAKSLLDMGHSVTRVAEDSGFVSSESLRRAFITHVSIPPSKYQHRFSSTRGRASAPTRTV
- a CDS encoding low molecular weight phosphatase family protein, which produces MTEKPTVLFLCQHNAGRSQLGAGLLEVLAGDRYTATSAGLSPADSVNPAIAATVAELGLDISNRTPRAVTVEDLENADVVVAMKPGLTLPATPTGRFLEWKFPDPTDWSAESVRPLREAVAARIQAELLD
- a CDS encoding FAD-dependent oxidoreductase; translation: MHLVAIGGSDAGISAALRARELDPSVDVTVVVADSYPNFSICGIPYYFSREVQPWQSLAHRTHADLEATGMTLRLDTFATDIDVAGQQLTVRTPDGSLDRIGYDELIVGTGALASSAGIAGLDKLGPEDGVHVLHSMGDTFALERYLDSRDPQTAIIVGAGYVGLEMAEALTIRGLRVTQLQRGPEVLSTLDPELGALVHTELDQHGVDVLTRTTVASIEKTATGLSVHADHDGAPLTRTADVVLLVVGVKPNTDLLARAGASLGAGRAVVVDEAMRTGLPHVFAAGDGVTTHHRLLGTTYLPLGTTAHKQGRVAGENALGGTARFAGSVGTQVVKVFDLVASRTGLREHEALAAGYVPATTTAVADDHKRYYPGAQPITIRITGDTRDGRLLGAQLVGRLGTETAKRVDTYATALFAGLTVEQVSDLDLSYTPPLGSPWDAVQIATQTWTRTMTGSSITA
- a CDS encoding metalloregulator ArsR/SmtB family transcription factor, with product MAVLEMLPLADVTACCAPLTREAMDAENAEKLARSLRAIADPARLRLISMVAAHADAEACVCDLTEPLGLSQPTVSHHLKVLVDAGILSRDKRGTWAYYRLVPGALDSLAQLLVTV